A single region of the Rhodopirellula bahusiensis genome encodes:
- a CDS encoding DUF1559 family PulG-like putative transporter: protein MNQSLSEPGRIMTIRRGFTMIELLIVLAIMGLLVSLFTGAVQNARESARRTQCMNQQRQLALGIQMHAAKHEYLPSNGGDDGKCTVTSASGKPIRIGTYTFAVDHQFWWGVGQPGASPPQQTGCWAYAILPSLEQGEAYQNVQVESAGPLFRCPSRSRGEPLVPRDDSYGRYSAGGRAWAKTDYAGNRRVMLNFPDAQRLSAIADGLSNTLGTGEKAFDPIIQTETSWYYDEPIFSGGSNGTVRSGLLIERDGPGARYMDNWGSAHLGGALFSRLDGSTEFLTSSVDGELFRSLIDPKDGAP from the coding sequence ATGAACCAATCTCTTTCCGAACCGGGACGCATCATGACCATTCGTCGCGGTTTTACCATGATCGAATTGCTGATCGTATTGGCGATCATGGGGTTACTGGTGTCATTGTTCACCGGTGCTGTTCAGAATGCACGCGAGTCAGCCCGGCGGACTCAGTGCATGAATCAACAGCGACAACTTGCGCTCGGCATCCAAATGCACGCTGCCAAGCATGAGTACCTTCCCAGCAATGGCGGTGATGATGGCAAGTGCACCGTCACCTCTGCATCGGGCAAACCGATTCGGATTGGAACTTATACCTTTGCGGTTGACCATCAGTTTTGGTGGGGAGTCGGCCAACCGGGAGCCTCACCGCCGCAGCAAACGGGGTGCTGGGCCTATGCGATTCTGCCATCGCTGGAACAAGGGGAAGCGTACCAGAACGTTCAGGTCGAATCCGCTGGGCCGCTCTTCCGTTGCCCCAGTCGCTCGCGAGGAGAACCACTGGTCCCGCGAGATGATTCGTACGGCAGATATTCCGCGGGCGGTCGGGCGTGGGCCAAGACGGATTACGCTGGCAACCGCCGGGTGATGTTGAACTTCCCTGACGCTCAGCGACTCAGTGCGATTGCGGACGGACTGAGCAACACGTTAGGGACGGGTGAGAAAGCATTCGACCCGATCATTCAAACGGAAACGAGTTGGTATTACGACGAACCGATCTTCAGTGGTGGCAGCAATGGTACCGTGCGAAGTGGTTTGTTGATCGAACGAGATGGTCCCGGCGCCCGTTACATGGACAACTGGGGATCGGCTCATCTAGGCGGCGCGCTGTTTTCACGTTTGGATGGATCGACGGAGTTCCTCACGTCCAGCGTCGATGGCGAGTTGTTCCGCAGTCTGATCGACCCGAAAGACGGGGCCCCTTGA
- a CDS encoding DUF1552 domain-containing protein has protein sequence MQKPIPRRRFLRGSGAVLGLPWMASMADTMAAAKPDASGSQNGDPQPPLRTAFLYFPNGVWEKDWVPESEGAGYELSPSLEPLADLKDDFLVLSGLDKKHSHGGDGHYAKTANYLTGMPVAKTTGKDISSGGVSIDQLIAAKVGDQTPLPSLELGVDPVISGIDSNVGYTRLYGSHISWQSPTRPIAKAINPRVVYERLFGKRMKTSTPEAKSYQNLLDYVLEDARLVRGKLSRDDQFKMDEYLDSVREVEKRIEFATRDQSHRARYEAERDRIASGHALEIPETGTPGDFRQHIDLMLDMMVLAFQTDSTRVATFMFANDVSGRSFSFLDGVHGGHHELSHHENKEEKIAQYQLINRWHTEQFARMLRKMKAVKEGESTLLDNSMIMFGSSFSDGNRHDPDNLPLLLAGRGGGTIQPGRHIAAKGQVPVCNLYLSMAKRYGLDLERFGDSETEMTELAGA, from the coding sequence ATGCAAAAGCCCATTCCTCGTCGTCGCTTCCTGCGTGGCAGCGGAGCCGTGTTGGGACTGCCTTGGATGGCCTCCATGGCGGATACCATGGCCGCTGCCAAACCGGACGCATCGGGTTCGCAAAATGGCGATCCGCAACCGCCGCTTCGCACCGCGTTCCTCTATTTCCCCAATGGAGTCTGGGAGAAAGATTGGGTTCCTGAGTCCGAAGGAGCCGGCTACGAACTGTCGCCTTCACTCGAACCGCTTGCGGATTTGAAGGATGACTTTCTCGTGCTGTCTGGGCTCGACAAGAAACACTCGCACGGTGGCGATGGTCACTACGCCAAGACCGCAAACTACCTGACCGGGATGCCCGTTGCGAAGACCACCGGGAAAGACATCAGCAGCGGCGGCGTTTCGATCGATCAATTGATCGCTGCGAAGGTGGGCGACCAAACGCCGCTGCCTTCGCTGGAACTTGGGGTTGATCCTGTGATCAGCGGCATCGACAGCAACGTCGGCTACACACGATTGTATGGTTCGCACATTTCGTGGCAGTCACCCACTCGGCCCATCGCGAAAGCCATCAACCCTCGCGTGGTCTACGAGCGTCTGTTTGGCAAACGGATGAAGACCAGCACTCCGGAAGCAAAGTCCTACCAGAACTTGCTGGACTACGTTTTGGAAGACGCTCGTTTGGTTCGCGGCAAACTCAGCCGCGACGATCAGTTCAAGATGGACGAGTACCTGGATTCGGTCCGCGAAGTGGAGAAACGGATTGAGTTTGCCACCCGTGACCAAAGCCACCGAGCACGCTACGAAGCAGAACGGGATCGCATTGCCAGCGGTCACGCACTGGAGATCCCAGAAACGGGAACGCCGGGTGACTTCCGCCAGCACATCGATTTGATGCTGGACATGATGGTGTTGGCCTTCCAAACCGATTCGACTCGCGTCGCCACGTTCATGTTTGCCAATGATGTGTCCGGTCGCTCGTTCAGCTTTCTCGACGGAGTTCATGGTGGTCACCATGAACTATCACACCACGAGAACAAAGAAGAAAAGATCGCTCAGTATCAACTCATCAACCGTTGGCACACCGAACAATTCGCTCGGATGTTGCGGAAGATGAAAGCGGTCAAGGAAGGCGAGTCGACATTGCTCGACAACAGCATGATCATGTTCGGGAGCAGCTTCTCCGACGGCAACCGTCACGACCCAGACAACCTGCCGTTGTTGCTGGCCGGTCGCGGCGGCGGCACGATCCAGCCCGGTCGTCACATCGCTGCCAAAGGCCAAGTCCCCGTCTGCAACTTGTATTTGTCGATGGCCAAACGCTACGGATTGGATCTCGAACGATTCGGCGACAGCGAAACCGAAATGACTGAATTGGCAGGGGCCTGA
- a CDS encoding DUF1588 domain-containing protein, producing MPLACFLFRCVVFAACVAAPILSIADDDPFAAWRKEYEDAIYPILDQACSECHRGADAEGFDLEQFGASEKLQKNATVWEEVAKRVRLNEMPPEGSPQLNDEQKALVHRWFDSRPDDNECERLANEETQAWYRGVVMSRRLTRTEYLNAIRDLVGMPVDESLQVPSDGAGGEGFDTAGDALFTSALHIEQYLAVSNQVITDALNSGGQSSLAGSLLTNIASEVDAREAINQFARRAWRRPVDGSEVDRLMTLMNASQQSGMPIREATADAFKAILVSPNFLFVVETESEAGGVQPLTPHQMATRLALFLWSSIPDETLMLAADANELATDEQIISQMHRMLADDRSRALGENFGLQWLGLSQFEGESKPDTTLFPDFDERLAADMREEAVRTVWNVFKDDRPLMELIDADSIHANSTLASYYGLDASEQGLTQTDDSETWKRIPLSDRRRGGVITLAAVLTRSSYGHRTSPVLRGRWVLEEVLGGRVPPPPPGVPALEEAEADHAATLREQLEIHRKDPQCAACHNRMDPIGFGLENFDAIGRWRTEQDGQSIDSSGKLPSGETFSGPEELKQLLLRRSGEFKKHFVKKLYGFALGRSLNKFDKCVVDESLEALDANDQRARVILETIVTSYPFRNRYFKPANP from the coding sequence ATGCCACTCGCCTGTTTTCTGTTCCGCTGCGTCGTTTTTGCCGCCTGTGTTGCTGCGCCAATTTTGTCGATCGCGGATGACGATCCATTCGCGGCCTGGCGGAAAGAATACGAAGACGCAATCTATCCGATTTTGGATCAGGCCTGTTCGGAGTGCCATCGGGGCGCGGATGCCGAAGGTTTTGATCTAGAACAATTCGGTGCGAGCGAAAAGCTGCAAAAAAATGCCACCGTTTGGGAAGAAGTCGCCAAACGCGTGCGACTGAACGAGATGCCACCTGAAGGCAGTCCGCAACTCAACGACGAACAAAAGGCACTCGTTCATCGATGGTTCGATTCACGACCGGATGACAACGAGTGCGAACGACTGGCCAACGAAGAGACCCAGGCTTGGTACCGTGGCGTCGTGATGAGCCGCCGGCTCACTCGAACGGAATATCTCAACGCAATTCGAGACCTGGTGGGAATGCCCGTTGATGAATCGTTGCAAGTTCCTTCGGACGGGGCCGGCGGCGAAGGATTCGATACCGCTGGCGACGCACTCTTCACATCGGCGTTGCACATCGAACAGTACTTGGCGGTGTCCAACCAAGTCATCACAGATGCTTTGAATTCGGGCGGACAGTCTTCTTTGGCTGGCAGTTTGCTGACGAACATCGCCAGCGAGGTCGATGCACGAGAGGCGATCAACCAATTCGCCCGCCGCGCGTGGCGACGCCCCGTCGATGGTTCTGAAGTCGACCGATTGATGACGTTGATGAACGCCTCCCAGCAATCGGGAATGCCAATCCGCGAAGCGACCGCTGATGCATTCAAAGCGATCTTGGTGTCACCGAATTTCTTGTTTGTCGTCGAAACCGAATCCGAAGCCGGTGGCGTGCAACCACTGACGCCGCATCAGATGGCAACTCGGTTGGCCTTGTTCCTGTGGTCATCCATCCCAGACGAAACATTGATGTTGGCTGCGGACGCAAACGAACTGGCAACCGACGAACAGATCATATCGCAAATGCACCGCATGCTCGCCGATGACCGTTCGCGGGCGTTGGGAGAGAACTTTGGTTTGCAATGGTTGGGGCTCTCGCAATTCGAAGGTGAGTCCAAACCCGATACGACACTCTTCCCAGACTTTGACGAACGCTTGGCCGCCGACATGCGTGAAGAAGCCGTGCGAACGGTTTGGAACGTTTTTAAAGATGATCGCCCGTTGATGGAATTGATCGATGCGGACTCCATCCATGCCAACTCGACTCTGGCGTCGTACTACGGTCTGGATGCTTCCGAACAAGGCCTGACACAAACCGATGACTCAGAAACTTGGAAACGCATCCCACTCTCGGATCGTCGTCGCGGTGGTGTGATCACACTCGCCGCCGTCCTGACAAGGTCATCGTATGGACACCGAACCAGCCCCGTGTTGCGCGGCCGTTGGGTTTTGGAAGAAGTACTCGGCGGGCGAGTGCCACCGCCACCTCCAGGGGTTCCCGCTTTGGAAGAGGCCGAAGCCGACCACGCGGCAACGCTTCGCGAACAACTGGAAATTCACCGCAAGGATCCTCAATGTGCCGCGTGTCACAACCGCATGGATCCAATCGGTTTTGGACTCGAAAACTTTGACGCGATCGGTCGCTGGCGAACTGAACAAGACGGCCAATCGATCGACTCCAGCGGCAAGCTTCCTTCAGGGGAAACGTTCTCCGGTCCCGAAGAACTCAAACAATTGTTGTTGCGGCGCAGTGGTGAATTCAAAAAGCACTTCGTCAAGAAGTTGTACGGATTCGCTCTGGGCCGATCGCTCAATAAGTTCGACAAGTGTGTCGTCGATGAATCGTTGGAAGCATTGGATGCCAACGACCAGCGTGCCAGAGTGATCCTGGAAACAATCGTGACCAGTTATCCGTTTCGCAATCGTTATTTCAAACCTGCCAACCCATAG
- a CDS encoding PH domain-containing protein encodes MNTEPAPNANEETITEGEPVVLSETSGSTETNATEVLSTNEAATQAPLPTDSTSYQSLPIEALKLDRFQGGIVIAVVLVGCLVGLIVPMFFASATLDVWAWAVAGCLLLLGLVVYAAWFYPKAAHRCAAWRISEHGLEIRRGVWWRHRIVIPHSRMQHSDIEQGPLQRMYSLATLAIHTAGTKNSSVQLENLKSETAEQLRDALTGGRWDMNTPPESPVTP; translated from the coding sequence ATGAACACCGAGCCCGCTCCAAACGCCAACGAGGAAACGATCACAGAGGGCGAACCAGTTGTTCTAAGTGAGACGTCTGGCTCGACCGAAACGAACGCAACAGAAGTCCTCTCGACCAACGAAGCAGCCACCCAAGCTCCGTTGCCGACTGATTCGACGTCTTATCAATCGTTGCCGATCGAGGCACTCAAGTTGGACCGATTCCAGGGCGGGATTGTGATTGCCGTCGTGCTGGTGGGTTGTCTTGTTGGCTTGATCGTTCCAATGTTCTTTGCGTCAGCCACGCTTGACGTATGGGCGTGGGCTGTGGCTGGTTGCTTGCTGCTTCTCGGCCTAGTCGTTTACGCGGCATGGTTTTATCCAAAGGCCGCGCACCGGTGTGCGGCGTGGAGAATCAGCGAACACGGCTTGGAAATCCGGCGAGGCGTATGGTGGCGTCACCGAATCGTGATCCCACACTCTCGAATGCAGCACAGCGACATCGAACAAGGCCCCCTGCAGCGGATGTATTCGCTCGCAACCCTGGCCATTCACACAGCGGGAACAAAGAACTCATCGGTCCAACTTGAAAACTTGAAATCGGAAACCGCCGAGCAATTGCGAGACGCTTTGACTGGCGGTCGCTGGGACATGAACACACCGCCTGAATCGCCGGTGACACCATGA
- a CDS encoding PH domain-containing protein produces the protein MSPEPKPLHPISIVFQAVAISKHTIIPLALVAWNGSQSNWLGFIGAWGFLGMTMAVFAVIGFVRYWFYRYQLADGELVVTSGVFFKSKRNVPVARIQNVDLVQNLFHRIFGVAEVRVETASGTEPEAILKVLSLSEVELLREQIESARKGVSSEAASQAAMGTGAIPESATSTNGPSAATTAPVSASTTLLQIPLKWLVQAGLASNRGFVMVGIVIGILSQQMGNDNRFVLRIVRNIPSSREMEIARSQANWWESWLVWVGALVLVLVLIRLLGIAWYVLRFYGYRLELRDENLHLSCGLLTKVSATVPRRRIQWISIHRSPLLRWMKLASIRIETAGGAGKQNEDAATTVTRRWFVPVIPESLLDELVEQLRPGLEWSESSLEWQSLDRRALKRMRRKSSLRAQGISILAGGLAFLLFDFSYAWTLGVLVAVVLIPLNIWVAQRRHRHFGFAELPSGEGVVIREGFWDRKVSCTFYDRIQSVSCSETPFDRRWDMQTLRIDTAAAGPADHVYRLPMLSRPIASELFDRLSSKTSRIEMVWD, from the coding sequence ATGAGTCCAGAGCCGAAACCGCTGCATCCGATTTCGATTGTTTTTCAAGCCGTCGCAATTTCAAAGCACACCATCATTCCACTCGCACTTGTCGCCTGGAATGGATCTCAATCGAATTGGTTGGGGTTCATTGGTGCCTGGGGCTTTCTCGGCATGACGATGGCGGTGTTCGCCGTAATCGGATTCGTTCGGTACTGGTTCTATCGTTACCAGTTGGCGGATGGAGAGTTGGTTGTGACGTCGGGCGTGTTCTTCAAATCCAAACGCAACGTTCCGGTTGCTCGCATACAAAATGTCGATCTCGTCCAAAACCTATTTCATCGCATCTTTGGCGTGGCGGAGGTTCGAGTTGAAACGGCCAGCGGCACAGAACCCGAAGCGATTCTGAAAGTTCTTTCTCTAAGCGAAGTCGAATTACTGCGAGAGCAGATCGAATCGGCTCGCAAAGGCGTGTCTTCTGAGGCGGCAAGCCAAGCTGCGATGGGGACGGGGGCCATCCCCGAATCAGCGACTTCGACAAACGGACCGTCGGCAGCGACCACGGCGCCAGTCTCCGCATCGACAACCTTGCTGCAGATTCCGCTGAAGTGGTTGGTTCAAGCGGGATTGGCCAGCAACCGCGGTTTCGTGATGGTCGGGATCGTCATCGGGATCCTCTCGCAGCAGATGGGCAATGACAACCGGTTTGTTCTCCGGATCGTGAGAAACATACCGTCCAGTCGCGAAATGGAGATCGCTCGATCACAGGCCAACTGGTGGGAATCTTGGCTGGTTTGGGTTGGAGCGTTGGTTCTCGTCCTCGTGTTGATCCGTTTGCTGGGGATCGCTTGGTATGTGCTTCGGTTCTATGGGTACCGTTTAGAACTGCGCGACGAAAACTTGCATCTGTCATGTGGATTGCTGACGAAAGTTTCGGCCACGGTTCCGCGACGTCGCATTCAGTGGATCAGCATCCATCGCTCGCCGTTGCTGCGATGGATGAAACTCGCGTCGATCCGAATTGAAACCGCCGGAGGTGCCGGCAAGCAAAACGAAGACGCGGCGACGACGGTCACACGTCGCTGGTTCGTACCAGTCATCCCCGAGTCACTTCTGGATGAATTGGTGGAGCAACTGCGACCGGGACTGGAATGGTCGGAGAGTTCGCTTGAGTGGCAATCGCTCGACCGACGGGCGCTCAAACGGATGCGGCGGAAATCCAGTCTACGGGCTCAGGGCATCAGCATCCTCGCCGGTGGTTTGGCGTTTTTATTGTTTGATTTTTCGTATGCTTGGACGCTGGGGGTGCTGGTCGCCGTGGTTCTGATCCCGCTGAACATTTGGGTTGCTCAGCGTCGACATCGTCACTTTGGATTCGCTGAATTGCCATCGGGAGAAGGCGTCGTCATTCGCGAAGGATTTTGGGATCGAAAGGTGAGTTGCACGTTCTACGATCGAATCCAATCCGTCAGTTGTTCGGAAACGCCATTTGATCGCCGCTGGGACATGCAAACGCTTCGAATCGACACCGCGGCGGCTGGTCCAGCGGACCACGTTTACAGACTGCCCATGTTGTCGCGTCCAATCGCCAGCGAATTGTTTGATCGCTTGTCGAGCAAAACGTCGCGAATCGAGATGGTTTGGGACTGA
- a CDS encoding ABC transporter ATP-binding protein, with translation MSIIEVRDLTKKYRVYQKREGIGGSIRGLFKREFREVTAVRGIDLQVDQGEFVAFLGPNGAGKTTTLKLLSGVIQPTSGTASVMGYVPWERKDGYRRRFALVMGQKNQLWWDLPARESYRLHQHIYGIPEGEFKTRLDEISDLLDVTRLLDQPVRELSLGERMKMELIAALLHSPEVLFLDEPTIGLDVIAQHNIQKFLRYYQEKRKITILLTSHYMKDVAALCRRVVVIAQGTIQYDGSLSGIVDKFSGYKLVTLQFAASENLTRPERLGEVVDENWPKLTYRVPRADVPRLLAETLRDHAIEDVVVEDPPLEDVIADLFRESMDDSTNDATESTATV, from the coding sequence ATGTCGATCATCGAAGTCCGCGATTTGACAAAGAAGTACCGCGTTTACCAAAAACGCGAAGGAATCGGCGGCAGCATTCGCGGATTGTTCAAGCGAGAATTCCGAGAAGTCACCGCCGTTCGTGGGATCGATTTACAAGTCGACCAGGGTGAGTTCGTCGCTTTTCTGGGGCCGAATGGTGCTGGCAAAACGACGACGCTGAAGTTATTGAGCGGCGTCATCCAACCAACGTCGGGCACCGCCAGCGTGATGGGGTACGTTCCCTGGGAACGAAAAGACGGTTACCGACGCCGGTTTGCTTTGGTGATGGGGCAAAAGAATCAACTTTGGTGGGATTTGCCCGCCCGCGAATCTTATCGCTTGCATCAGCACATCTACGGGATTCCCGAAGGCGAGTTCAAAACGCGTTTGGATGAGATCAGCGATCTGCTCGACGTGACTCGTTTACTCGATCAACCCGTTCGAGAATTGTCGCTCGGGGAACGCATGAAGATGGAACTGATCGCGGCTTTGTTGCACAGTCCCGAAGTGTTGTTCTTGGATGAACCGACGATCGGTTTGGACGTGATCGCACAGCACAACATTCAGAAGTTCCTGCGGTACTACCAAGAGAAACGCAAGATCACGATCTTGCTCACCAGCCACTACATGAAAGACGTCGCGGCGCTGTGCCGTCGCGTCGTCGTGATCGCTCAAGGCACGATTCAGTACGACGGATCGCTGTCGGGAATCGTTGACAAATTCAGTGGCTACAAATTGGTCACGTTGCAGTTCGCGGCGTCCGAGAACCTGACGCGACCTGAACGTCTCGGCGAAGTCGTCGACGAAAATTGGCCGAAGCTGACCTATCGCGTTCCCCGAGCCGACGTTCCCCGATTGCTCGCTGAAACGCTACGAGACCACGCGATCGAGGACGTGGTTGTCGAAGACCCGCCACTCGAAGACGTGATCGCAGACCTGTTCCGTGAATCCATGGACGATTCCACCAACGACGCTACCGAAAGCACCGCGACAGTATGA
- a CDS encoding ATP-binding cassette domain-containing protein, with the protein MISLDDLTIGFRGPALLDGVSARIERGQRIGLLGRNGAGKTTLLKMLSGDVTPDNGQVILDANVRLARLTQDVPQNVKGTVQDIMTLPAEEFSKMGTTAGLGTALGPTDHGTWEPWEIEQKIEETLTRMNLDPQTEFESLSSGMRRRVLLARAIASEPDMLLLDEPTNHLDIQSILWLEDFLSRWSGTLMFITHDRSFLQSLANRIWEIDRGRLFDWTCDYQTFLKRKAAALDAEEKQNALFDKRLAEEEVWIRQGIKARRTRNEGRVRALKAMRNEANQRRSVEGKAKLNLQVAERGGALVTKLDDVSFTYPGTDRVIIRDLSSLIMRGDKIGIIGPNGAGKSTLLKLILGKLEPTTGSVKLGTNLKIAYFDQLRDTLDPELTVQENVGEGSDKIQVGNATKHIMGYLQDYLFTPERARTQVKFLSGGERNRALLAKLMTQPANVIVLDEPTNDLDAETLELLEDQLVGFDGTLLMVSHDRTFLNNVVTSTLVFDDDSDPGIVNEYVGGYDEWETVAKRRRAEAGATKTSEKKTTSKPPSSNSVGNETSVKPVKLSYNDQRELKLLPGKIEKLEAEIAAIHEEMAAPEFYQSGGDVIATKSDELKAKEAELADSYERWEALEAH; encoded by the coding sequence ATGATTTCACTGGATGATTTGACCATCGGTTTTCGCGGTCCGGCTTTGCTGGACGGGGTTTCCGCACGCATCGAACGAGGGCAGCGAATTGGTTTGCTCGGCCGGAACGGTGCGGGCAAGACAACCTTGCTGAAGATGTTGTCTGGCGATGTCACGCCGGACAACGGGCAAGTGATCTTGGATGCGAATGTGCGTTTGGCGCGGCTGACTCAGGACGTTCCTCAAAACGTCAAGGGAACCGTCCAAGACATCATGACGTTGCCAGCGGAAGAGTTCTCGAAAATGGGAACGACCGCCGGGCTGGGAACCGCTCTTGGGCCGACCGATCACGGCACGTGGGAACCTTGGGAGATCGAACAGAAAATCGAGGAAACGCTCACGCGAATGAACCTCGATCCGCAGACAGAATTCGAAAGTCTTTCCAGCGGAATGCGACGTCGTGTTTTGTTGGCACGAGCGATCGCCAGCGAACCAGACATGTTGCTGCTCGACGAGCCAACGAACCACTTGGACATTCAGTCGATTCTATGGCTCGAAGACTTCTTGAGCCGTTGGTCCGGAACGTTGATGTTCATCACTCACGACCGGTCGTTCTTGCAATCGCTCGCCAATCGCATCTGGGAAATCGACCGCGGACGCTTGTTCGATTGGACGTGCGATTACCAAACGTTTCTGAAACGCAAAGCCGCGGCATTGGACGCCGAAGAAAAGCAGAACGCTTTGTTCGACAAACGACTGGCGGAAGAAGAGGTTTGGATTCGGCAAGGCATCAAGGCTCGAAGAACCCGCAACGAAGGACGTGTGCGAGCGCTGAAGGCGATGCGAAATGAGGCCAACCAGCGTCGCAGCGTCGAGGGCAAAGCCAAACTGAATCTGCAAGTCGCTGAGCGCGGCGGTGCTTTGGTCACCAAGCTCGACGATGTCTCGTTCACTTACCCGGGCACGGACCGAGTGATCATTCGCGATCTGTCGTCGCTGATCATGCGAGGTGACAAGATTGGCATCATCGGTCCCAACGGAGCGGGCAAGTCGACTTTGCTGAAGTTGATCTTGGGCAAACTCGAACCGACAACGGGTTCGGTCAAGTTGGGCACCAACCTGAAGATTGCTTACTTCGACCAATTGCGAGACACGTTGGATCCAGAACTCACGGTTCAGGAGAACGTGGGCGAGGGCAGCGACAAAATCCAGGTTGGCAATGCGACCAAGCACATCATGGGTTACTTGCAAGATTACTTGTTCACTCCCGAGCGTGCACGAACCCAAGTCAAGTTCCTTTCTGGTGGTGAACGCAATCGAGCGTTATTGGCCAAACTGATGACCCAGCCCGCCAATGTCATCGTGCTGGACGAACCGACGAACGACTTGGACGCCGAGACGTTGGAACTGCTCGAAGACCAATTGGTCGGTTTCGATGGCACGCTGCTGATGGTCAGCCACGACCGAACGTTCTTGAACAACGTCGTGACCAGCACGTTGGTCTTCGATGATGATTCGGACCCCGGTATCGTGAATGAATACGTCGGTGGCTACGACGAATGGGAAACGGTCGCCAAACGACGACGCGCAGAAGCAGGTGCGACCAAAACGAGCGAGAAGAAGACCACGTCGAAGCCACCTTCCAGCAACAGTGTCGGCAACGAGACCAGCGTGAAGCCGGTCAAGTTGTCTTACAACGACCAACGCGAATTGAAATTGTTGCCGGGCAAGATCGAAAAGCTCGAAGCGGAAATCGCTGCAATCCACGAAGAGATGGCCGCACCGGAGTTCTACCAATCCGGCGGCGATGTGATCGCGACCAAGAGCGATGAACTCAAAGCGAAGGAAGCCGAACTCGCCGATTCTTACGAACGTTGGGAAGCCCTCGAAGCTCACTGA
- a CDS encoding sugar phosphate isomerase/epimerase family protein: MQLGFVSAILPEYNLEEVFAVASQCGYECVEVMCWPPGKAERRYAGTTHIDVTDLSDERIDEIQSLCQRYDVAISSLGYYPNPLSPDESESKVAAEHLIRLIEASSRLGIGRVTTFIGRDWKKTIDDNWPRFENVWGPIIEAAEKFDVRIGIENCPMFFGDDEWPGGKNLAISPAVWRRMFETFPSEHFGLNYDPSHPVFMHMDYLTPMRAFADRLVHVHAKDVRVDQVMLDQVGVFANPNEWHTPKLPGLGQVDWGQFFSILTDTGYSGPVCVEVEDRSYEGSIENRIRALKQSHDYLRNYLPRM; encoded by the coding sequence ATGCAACTTGGTTTTGTCAGTGCCATCTTGCCGGAATACAACTTGGAGGAAGTCTTCGCGGTCGCGAGCCAGTGTGGCTACGAGTGCGTGGAAGTCATGTGTTGGCCGCCGGGAAAAGCGGAGCGGCGGTATGCGGGAACGACGCACATTGACGTCACCGATCTTTCCGACGAACGCATCGACGAGATTCAGTCGCTCTGTCAACGATACGACGTCGCGATCAGTTCGCTCGGCTATTACCCCAACCCGTTGTCACCCGATGAGTCCGAATCCAAGGTCGCAGCGGAACATTTGATTCGATTGATCGAGGCCTCTTCGCGACTGGGGATCGGACGTGTGACCACGTTCATTGGTCGAGATTGGAAGAAAACAATCGATGACAACTGGCCCCGATTTGAAAACGTGTGGGGACCAATCATCGAAGCGGCAGAAAAGTTTGATGTTCGGATCGGCATCGAAAATTGCCCCATGTTCTTCGGTGACGACGAATGGCCTGGCGGAAAGAACTTGGCGATCAGCCCGGCGGTGTGGCGACGAATGTTTGAAACATTCCCAAGTGAACACTTCGGCCTGAACTACGATCCCTCACATCCAGTGTTCATGCACATGGATTACCTGACACCAATGCGAGCCTTCGCCGATCGATTGGTCCATGTTCATGCGAAAGACGTTCGCGTTGACCAAGTCATGCTGGATCAAGTCGGAGTGTTTGCCAATCCGAATGAGTGGCACACTCCGAAGCTACCGGGCCTTGGACAAGTCGACTGGGGTCAGTTCTTTTCAATCCTCACCGACACCGGGTACAGCGGACCGGTCTGCGTCGAAGTCGAAGACCGGTCCTACGAAGGTTCGATCGAGAACCGAATTCGAGCTCTCAAACAAAGCCACGACTACCTTCGGAATTACTTGCCGAGGATGTAG